A single region of the Salvia miltiorrhiza cultivar Shanhuang (shh) chromosome 8, IMPLAD_Smil_shh, whole genome shotgun sequence genome encodes:
- the LOC131000994 gene encoding protein IQ-DOMAIN 2-like produces MAKGSWFSSVKKALGLRSKRSSKSKKILLVNEMPSASDLPNPESFEVSNPHPPPQLGNMRSTELENEQTKHAHSVAVAAAVDTEVEIAAVEATPEVVPLPTVTQVAGKHQEEVAALKIQTAFRGYLARRALRALRGLVRLKSLVDGPAAERQTSNTLKCLQTLSRLQSQIQSRRTRMLDESRAVQRQLLQRRVKELDSLRMAEEWDDSLQTKEETEASLLHKYEAAMRRERALAYSYTHQQTWKKSAKLNNLLFMDPTNPHWGWSWLERWMAATPLETKNTAGKDLNGDHLSIKIGEITKSFARHQLNSDNPSPAASQKASYGHRAPAIPSPKAVSSLAARKLRNASPKVSMMSQEDDSRSVFSVQSERNRRRHSIAGSVRDDESLDSSPSIPSYMTPTRSAKARFNSQSPSGLTDKEETAAFAKKRLSFPPSPGRARRHSGPPKVETSSLVNGNVNGGLVN; encoded by the exons ATGGCAAAAGGTAGTTGGTTTTCATCAGTAAAGAAGGCTCTAGGCCTGCGTTCCAAG AGATCAAGTAAATCAAAGAAGATATTGCTTGTGAATGAAATGCCATCAGCCTCTGATTTACCAAATCCAGAGAGTTTTGAAGTTTCTAATCCTCATCCACCTCCACAACTGGGAAACATGAGGTCGACGGAGTTGGAGAATGAGCAGACAAAGCATGCTCACTCCGTTGCAGTTGCTGCAGCTGTAGATACTGAAGTAGAGATAGCTGCTGTGGAGGCTACTCCAGAGGTGGTTCCACTGCCTACAGTGACTCAAGTTGCTGGAAAACACCAGGAGGAAGTTGCAGCACTCAAAATTCAGACTGCTTTCCGTGGTTACCTG GCGAGGAGGGCATTGCGAGCTTTGAGAGGGTTAGTCAGACTGAAGTCACTTGTTGATGGCCCAGCAGCAGAACGCCAGACTTCAAACACTCTGAAATGTTTGCAGACTCTATCTCGCTTGCAATCTCAGATCCAATCAAGAAGAACCAGAATGTTGGACGAAAGCAGGGCAGTTCAGAGGCAGCTCTTGCAGAGACGTGTAAAAGAGCTGGATAGCTTGAGA ATGGCAGAGGAATGGGATGATAGTTTACAAACGAAAGAGGAAACTGAGGCGAGCCTGCTCCACAAATACGAAGCTGCAATGAGACGCGAAAGAGCTCTTGCTTATTCATACACTCACCAG CAAACGTGGAAGAAATCagcaaaattgaacaacttattgTTCATGGACCCAACAAATCCTCACTGGGGTTGGAGCTGGTTGGAACGATGGATGGCTGCTACTCCTCTTGAGACTAAAAACACAGCAGGGAAAGATCTCAACGGTGAtcatttatccatcaaaattgGAGAAATCACAAAGTCCTTTGCCCGTCATCAGCTAAACTCGGATAATCCATCTCCAGCAGCTAGTCAGAAGGCGTCTTATGGCCACCGGGCCCCTGCCATTCCCTCTCCAAAGGCTGTATCTTCATTGGCTGCACGAAAACTAAGAAATGCGAGTCCAAAGGTGAGCATGATGAGTCAAGAGGATGACTCAAGAAGCGTGTTCAGTGTTCAATCAGAGAGAAATAGGAGGAGGCATAGCATAGCTGGTTCAGTTAGAGACGACGAGAGCTTGGATAGCTCTCCATCCATTCCCAGTTACATGACACCAACTCGCTCCGCAAAGGCCAGGTTCAACTCTCAAAGTCCATCAGGATTAACAGATAAAGAAGAAACTGCTGCTTTTGCAAAGAAACGCCTCTCTTTTCCACCTTCACCGGGCAGGGCTAGGCGACATTCAGGCCCTCCAAAAGTCGAAACCAGCTCCCTAGTGAACGGAAATGTGAATGGAGGATTAGTTAATTGA
- the LOC131000993 gene encoding uncharacterized protein LOC131000993: MNRFVKPFYTATIASCRKSTQRGFSLLQKGNTQTDLGQKHLCRRNAVIQTRNFSSPYKRVLDEKSLEEDVERKMGWLLKLFFAGTATIIGYHLFPYMGENVMQQSVKLLQVKDPLFKRMGASRLARFSIDDKRRMKIVELGGAQGLVNMLAGAKDDRTRRLALKALVAISKSDGAVDAIHEAGAIPVIKATPDSSEYKEVGEYKMNLLARFEDLRYDTSS, encoded by the exons ATGAATCGCTTTGTTAAGCCGTTTTACACCGCAACAATCGCCAGCTGCCGCAAATCCACTCAGCGCGGGTTTTCATTGTTGCAGAAGGGAAACACACAAACAGACTTGGGACAGAAG CATTTATGCAGAAGGAATGCAGTGATACAGACTCGGAATTTCTCATCACCCTATAAAAGAG TACTAGATGAGAAATCACTGGAAGAGGATGTTGAAAGAAAAATGGGATGGCTATTGAAGCTATTTTTTGCTGGAACCGCAACTATAATCGGCTACCACTTATTTCCATACATGG gagaaaatgtgATGCAGCAGTCTGTTAAACTTTTACAAGTGAAGGATCCTTTATTCAAAAGAATGGGGGCATCCAGATTAGCGCGGTTTTCAATAGATG AtaaaagaagaatgaaaataGTTGAATTAGGTGGAGCTCAGGGGCTTGTGAATATGTTAGCGGGTGCTAAAGATGACCGCACTCGAAGGCTAGCTTTGAAAGCTCTTGTTGCCATCTCAAAGTCAG ATGGAGCGGTGGATGCTATACATGAAGCTGGAGCGATACCTGTGATCAAGGCCACCCCTGATTCCAGCGAGTACAAGGAAGTCGGAGAATACAAGATGAACTTGCTGGCTAGATTTGAGGATCTCAGATATGATACTTCATCTTGA